One stretch of Amycolatopsis sp. NBC_00345 DNA includes these proteins:
- a CDS encoding TetR/AcrR family transcriptional regulator, whose translation MAQATGVTRPGGRTARTREAVHAATRELLAESEDGTVEIAEVAARSGVHVATIYRRWRTAEGLVIDTIVEELADRSPLPATGDLRADLLVWTTNLLTDLHKPVQLTLARAMVRAGDAGEQGLGDVARFSEPRIRGIEATLKASATTAIGWRDVFEIVLAPAYVSALLSSPLDPAVDGPRLVDNLIAVRDHRAATG comes from the coding sequence ATGGCGCAGGCAACAGGGGTGACCCGTCCCGGCGGCCGGACCGCCCGCACTCGCGAGGCCGTGCACGCGGCGACCCGTGAGCTGCTGGCGGAATCCGAGGACGGCACCGTCGAAATCGCCGAGGTGGCGGCCCGGTCCGGGGTGCACGTCGCCACGATCTACCGGCGCTGGCGCACCGCCGAGGGCCTGGTCATCGACACGATCGTGGAGGAACTGGCCGACCGCTCACCGCTGCCCGCGACCGGCGATCTGCGCGCCGACCTGCTTGTCTGGACCACCAACCTGCTCACCGACCTCCACAAGCCGGTCCAGCTGACCCTGGCCCGCGCCATGGTCAGGGCGGGCGACGCCGGTGAACAGGGCTTGGGTGACGTCGCCCGGTTCTCCGAACCCCGGATCCGCGGGATCGAGGCCACGCTGAAGGCCAGCGCCACGACCGCGATCGGCTGGCGGGACGTCTTCGAGATCGTGCTCGCCCCGGCCTACGTCAGCGCCCTGCTGTCCAGCCCCCTGGACCCGGCCGTCGACGGCCCCCGCCTGGTCGACAACCTCATCGCCGTGCGCGACCACCGGGCGGCCACTGGCTGA
- a CDS encoding Gfo/Idh/MocA family protein → MRIGVLGAAGIVPSALVKPARGNAEVEVAAIAARDPRRAAEFAAKHGIPKVHTTYDELLADPSLDAVYNPTPNGLHGRWTLAALEAGKHVLCEKPFTANADEATTVARAAAASGLVVMEAFHYRYHPFALRMEEILASGELGTVLHVETAMSFPLPSFSDIRYSLPLAGGAMMDAGCYTVHMARVLAASTPTVVSASAKLRSPGVDRAMTASLRFPTGATGRVRCSLWSSDVIRIAARVTCTRGELRAINPLSPQFWHRLSVRGPGGRRVERFTHRPSYDYQLDAFANAVLRDGPVSTPPEDAIETMTVVDGIYRAAGLEPRVPTP, encoded by the coding sequence ATGCGGATCGGAGTGCTGGGAGCAGCCGGGATCGTGCCGAGCGCGCTGGTCAAGCCCGCGCGCGGCAACGCCGAGGTGGAGGTCGCGGCCATCGCGGCGCGTGACCCGCGCCGCGCCGCCGAATTCGCCGCGAAACACGGCATCCCCAAGGTGCACACGACGTACGACGAGCTCCTCGCGGACCCGTCCCTGGACGCCGTCTACAACCCGACCCCCAACGGCCTCCACGGCCGCTGGACGCTCGCCGCGCTGGAGGCGGGCAAACACGTCCTGTGCGAGAAACCCTTCACTGCCAACGCGGACGAGGCCACCACCGTCGCGCGGGCCGCGGCGGCATCGGGCTTGGTGGTAATGGAGGCGTTCCACTACCGGTATCACCCGTTCGCCCTGCGGATGGAGGAGATCCTGGCTTCCGGCGAGCTGGGCACGGTGCTCCACGTCGAGACCGCGATGAGCTTCCCGCTGCCCAGCTTCTCGGACATCCGCTACAGCCTCCCGCTGGCCGGCGGCGCGATGATGGACGCGGGTTGCTACACCGTCCACATGGCCCGCGTCCTGGCCGCCTCGACGCCCACGGTGGTTTCGGCCAGCGCGAAGCTCCGCTCCCCCGGCGTCGACCGCGCGATGACGGCCTCGCTGCGGTTCCCCACCGGCGCCACCGGCCGTGTGCGCTGTTCCCTGTGGTCCTCCGACGTGATCCGTATCGCCGCCCGCGTCACCTGCACCCGGGGCGAGCTGCGGGCGATCAACCCGCTGTCCCCGCAATTTTGGCACCGCCTGTCGGTCCGCGGCCCAGGCGGCCGGCGCGTGGAACGGTTCACGCACCGGCCGTCGTACGACTACCAGCTGGACGCCTTCGCGAACGCGGTGCTGCGTGACGGTCCGGTGAGCACGCCGCCGGAAGACGCCATCGAGACGATGACGGTGGTGGACGGGATCTACCGGGCCGCAGGCCTGGAGCCACGGGTTCCCACGCCGTAA
- a CDS encoding ABC transporter substrate-binding protein, with amino-acid sequence MPSPSRTRAWQAALLGGALVLATTACGGGPDGAGGQPAAGNGPSAIPDNAALITAIKADPQLAGALPPAVAQAKTLHLASNIQSAPNNFYSGDGKTPIGYEVDLAKAVGAKLGVTVSYQDMAFGSLITSLQSGRVDLTMAAMNDTKERQQQIDFVDYFSSGITIMVGKGNPEGITGPDTLCGKNVAVVQGTSHQKFAAAQSAKCTQAGKPAIAVTATDSDTQNQNQLRTRRVAAILNDLPSAVYISRTAGEGKFFEVVPGQPIEGGPYGIGFTKANTKLRDAVKQALQSLIADGTYGKILQSWGVEQGAVKEAAVNGGS; translated from the coding sequence ATGCCGTCGCCGTCCCGTACCCGCGCCTGGCAGGCCGCCCTGCTCGGCGGGGCGCTTGTCCTTGCCACCACGGCCTGCGGGGGTGGTCCCGACGGTGCCGGTGGTCAGCCGGCCGCGGGGAACGGCCCGTCCGCCATCCCGGACAACGCCGCGCTGATCACTGCCATCAAGGCTGACCCGCAGCTCGCAGGCGCGCTGCCGCCCGCCGTCGCGCAGGCCAAGACGCTGCACCTCGCGTCCAACATCCAGTCCGCGCCGAACAACTTCTACTCGGGCGACGGCAAAACGCCGATCGGCTACGAGGTGGACCTCGCCAAGGCGGTCGGCGCGAAGCTCGGTGTCACGGTGTCGTACCAGGACATGGCGTTCGGCTCGCTGATCACCAGCCTGCAGTCCGGCCGCGTCGACCTGACCATGGCCGCGATGAACGACACGAAGGAACGCCAGCAGCAGATCGACTTCGTCGACTACTTCTCCTCCGGCATCACGATCATGGTCGGCAAGGGAAACCCCGAGGGCATCACCGGCCCGGACACGTTGTGCGGCAAGAACGTCGCCGTCGTCCAGGGCACCAGCCACCAGAAGTTCGCCGCCGCGCAGAGCGCGAAGTGCACGCAGGCGGGCAAGCCGGCGATCGCCGTCACGGCCACCGACAGCGACACGCAGAACCAGAACCAGCTGCGCACCCGCCGCGTCGCCGCGATTCTCAACGACCTGCCCAGCGCCGTCTACATCTCGCGCACTGCGGGCGAGGGCAAGTTCTTCGAGGTCGTGCCCGGTCAGCCGATCGAGGGCGGCCCGTACGGCATCGGCTTCACCAAAGCCAACACGAAGCTGCGCGACGCCGTGAAGCAGGCGCTGCAGTCCCTGATCGCCGACGGCACGTACGGCAAGATCCTGCAGTCCTGGGGTGTCGAGCAGGGCGCGGTGAAGGAGGCGGCCGTCAATGGCGGAAGCTGA
- a CDS encoding amino acid ABC transporter permease: MAEAEPLPIIRLKHWGRWVSAVVIVALLVLLGFALAQAQIEWDSVPDFVFYRVMALGLLNTVVLAVISQAVAIVLGILIALLRRSANPVAKWFAAAYIWLFRGLPVLLQILIWYNLALIFPTISIPLPFGGYLLHEQTNVLISAFTAALLGLALNESAYMAEIVRAGLNSVDSGQTEAAKSIGMTPGATLRRVVLPQAMRVIIPPTGNDFINMLKGTSMASVIGVTELIHAANNISSNNLLVMETLIAAAVWYMVVVTVAGVGQHYLERAFGASDRGPASRVGKALRGVPLVRSARV; this comes from the coding sequence ATGGCGGAAGCTGAGCCGCTGCCGATCATCCGGCTGAAGCACTGGGGGCGCTGGGTCAGCGCCGTAGTCATCGTCGCACTGCTGGTGCTGCTCGGGTTCGCGCTCGCGCAGGCCCAGATCGAGTGGGACTCGGTGCCGGACTTCGTGTTCTACCGCGTGATGGCGCTCGGCCTGCTCAACACCGTGGTGCTCGCGGTGATCTCGCAGGCCGTGGCGATCGTGCTCGGCATCCTGATCGCGCTGCTGCGCCGGAGCGCGAACCCGGTGGCGAAGTGGTTCGCGGCGGCCTACATCTGGCTGTTCCGCGGCTTGCCGGTGCTGCTGCAGATCCTGATCTGGTACAACCTCGCGCTGATCTTCCCGACGATCTCGATCCCGCTGCCGTTCGGCGGCTACCTCCTCCACGAGCAGACGAACGTGCTGATCAGCGCGTTCACCGCGGCCCTGCTCGGGCTGGCGCTGAACGAGAGCGCGTACATGGCCGAGATCGTCCGCGCCGGGCTGAACAGTGTCGACAGTGGACAGACGGAGGCGGCGAAGTCCATCGGCATGACCCCGGGCGCCACGCTGCGCCGGGTGGTGCTGCCGCAGGCGATGCGCGTGATCATCCCGCCCACCGGCAACGACTTCATCAACATGCTCAAGGGCACGTCGATGGCGTCGGTGATCGGCGTGACCGAGCTGATCCACGCGGCCAACAACATCTCGTCCAACAACCTGCTGGTGATGGAGACGCTGATCGCGGCCGCGGTCTGGTACATGGTGGTGGTCACCGTCGCGGGTGTCGGCCAGCATTACCTGGAACGCGCGTTCGGCGCCTCGGACCGGGGTCCGGCGTCGCGCGTGGGCAAGGCGCTGCGGGGAGTACCGCTGGTGAGGAGTGCCCGTGTCTGA
- a CDS encoding amino acid ABC transporter ATP-binding protein, with amino-acid sequence MSEPLLRAVGVRKSYGHTEVLKGIDLEVHKGQVVCLLGPSGAGKSTFLRCLNHLETIDAGQVWVDGEPIGFKLRGGKLYELREADVARQRRDIGMVFQRFNLFGHRTALENVVEGPIRVLGVKPDQARAEALELLDRVGLAHRADAYPAQLSGGQQQRVAIARSLAMKPKLMLFDEPTSALDPELVGEVLAVMGTLAREGMTMVVVTHEMAFAAEAADEVVFLADGVVVETGPPGQVLKAPEHERTRQFLARVLP; translated from the coding sequence GTGTCTGAACCACTGCTGCGCGCTGTGGGCGTGCGTAAGAGCTACGGGCACACCGAGGTGCTGAAGGGCATCGACCTGGAGGTCCACAAGGGACAGGTGGTCTGCCTGCTCGGGCCGTCCGGCGCGGGCAAGAGCACGTTCCTGCGCTGCCTGAACCACCTGGAGACGATCGACGCCGGGCAGGTGTGGGTCGACGGCGAGCCGATCGGCTTCAAGCTGCGCGGCGGGAAGCTGTACGAGCTGCGGGAGGCCGACGTCGCCCGGCAGCGCCGTGACATCGGCATGGTCTTCCAGCGGTTCAACCTGTTCGGCCACCGGACGGCGCTGGAGAACGTCGTCGAGGGGCCGATCCGGGTGCTCGGGGTGAAACCCGACCAGGCCCGCGCCGAAGCGCTCGAACTGCTCGACCGCGTCGGCCTCGCGCACCGCGCCGACGCGTACCCGGCGCAGCTCTCGGGCGGGCAGCAGCAGCGGGTCGCGATCGCGCGGTCGCTCGCGATGAAGCCGAAGCTGATGCTGTTCGACGAGCCCACGTCGGCGCTCGACCCGGAGCTGGTGGGGGAGGTGCTCGCGGTGATGGGTACGTTGGCGCGGGAGGGGATGACGATGGTGGTCGTGACGCACGAGATGGCCTTCGCCGCCGAGGCCGCCGACGAGGTGGTGTTCCTCGCCGACGGCGTGGTGGTCGAGACCGGCCCGCCGGGCCAGGTGCTGAAGGCGCCGGAGCACGAGCGCACCCGCCAGTTCCTCGCGCGGGTCCTGCCATGA